The Ricinus communis isolate WT05 ecotype wild-type chromosome 8, ASM1957865v1, whole genome shotgun sequence sequence attcttttatttgattttttttactttatgcTTCCTTACACATGGAATTAATTTGGATTCAAGGGAAACATACCTTAGCAATAGCGAACCCTGTTGCGATCTTTCAAAGAGGTCAGCCGGAATGGTACCTGTGAGCTTGTTTCCCGTCAAGTTTCTGCAGTGAAATATCAAAAATGATTCTTTTCATAAGACATGATACGCCCATAAAATCCTATAATTTCAATCTAAATCAAAAGAAACTTACAGGACTTTCAAGGATGTCATTCGAGAAAGAAAATCAGGCAATGAACCTGACAAGCTATTGTTTGACAAGTCCCTGACATTGTAACAGAGTTATAagcaatttttttctatatcaatattttgataatctATGGTTTGAATCAAGATTAAGATGCTTACAACAATTCCAATGATCTGAGGTTGGCTATTTCAGAAACTATCTCTCCTCTCAATCCGCTAGAAGATAAATTCCTGAATGAATAGGACTATTCGTTAGAACTTgtatcataaatataaaaataatttagaggTTCTTATGCTTGATGCAAAAGCATATACTTACAAGGATTTGACTGTAGGTGGATCATCGTCACTGTAGCTGCAATTTAGACCATGCCACACATAAGCTTGAGGAGCACATGGATCTCCTTGCCAGTTTTTTGTAATTCCATATGTTGACTTGATTTTCATGATAGCATCAACTACGATATTGAGTGCCAATAAGCTTATTAGCTGAAATTATGCATACTAATTGGTATGATGATATAAAAGATTACCAATGTCAAAGACATACCATCATCTTGGTCTGTTTCTGATTGAGAGAGATCAACAACGAAATATATTTCAATCGCATTGAGGAGGGGTGGCAGGGTTGAACCTTCGATTTTAAAGAGTGAGAACATATTATTTCCTCCAATGATGGGAAATTGACTATAGACGGTGCCTGAGGACAAATGATTAGGAATCACAGGTCCATACCAGATTGTTCCATTCAGAGAAATGTTGAATAGACGGGATTGGTTAGCTTGAAGCTCTACGATTTCAGCAAAGTGCATGTAGACATAAAATAGTGAAGTTGTATCGTCAATGTCTATATAGAACTCCATGTTTTCACTAGCATTGGTTGGCATGTTTGCAGTCCTCATTACAACTGATGGTGGCTGGAAATCAATGTGATTTTGAGCATCAACGGTATCTGGAGTACTCAAATCTGTCCATTTGTGGAAATGATCAGGGGTCCAGATACGGTCAAAGACATCATCAGGATACCTATAGCAAGTCCACCGGAAAATAAGCTACAAGCAGTATACATGCACTATCTAGAGATTACATAACATTTGACAGTATAAAATGGCTAACCTGACAGTTTTATTTGTTAGAGAACCCAAATCCAACCGTGTGGATTTCACCAGTGCTCCAGATTGCGCTACATATGTTGTATTTTTTAAGGGCCTCAACTCTAGTGCTGATATGAAAGGCATCCCAGAGTCGGTATTTACCAGACAGATATGAATATAGTTCAATGTAGGTGTATGTATGATTTCTTTAATTACAGGAATGCTAGCATTCAAGATTTTCACGGTAACCCATTTGTTAGGTCCTAGATGCAGATCAAATTCTGGTAGCTCATTGGATCCGTCGTAGTCTCCATGCGCGAAAATTGCTCTGATCAAATATTTAGTGTTTTTAGCAAGTTCTACATTAAAACAATTTCTGTCACCTTCAGGAAAGCTCCTAACAGACAATTGCTGGCGGTCCGTGCTATTTGTAGTGACTTTAGGCGTTATGGTTGTAATGATACCAACGTCGATGAATGATGCATCTGAAATGTAATTCAGGCTCGTTGTTTCATCAGTATAGCTAGAGTTTGCTGGTAAACCACAGTCTATGCTAATGAAGCCTGAGAGATAAAGAGAGAGCTGGATTAGTCCATGGTTAGACAGAGGAATAAACTTGAACTACCTGAAAAATATAAGACGTATTACCTGATTGATCCTGAGCATAAACCGCTGTAAGAAATAAAACAGGAATGAATCTGAAAAGGAAATCCCATAACATCTTGTTTCCCGTCATTAGCTCTTCTTGCTAAGAAGAGCATAAAAGTTATTGTCTCTTGATTTATactgataaaagaaattgatgatATATGTGAAATATAGCAAGTGACCGGGTCAATATTGTTGCTGCAGCTTTAAGAATGCAAGTTGTTCCTTAATTATCAACTGGAAGCTAGATAATTGGATTATTTACATAAGagtatatgataaaatatgtCCACTTCCATTTATAAACTTCCATTTTGTTACGAAGTCAGACTCAGGAAATTGAAGTAGGTGGAAGAAAGGAGAGGTATGTCTATTCatggagttttttttttcgttACTTTGAAAATTTGGAGAGGTAGCAAACGGCTGACGTGGTGAGTTGTATTCATGTAATAGTCCTTTATACCAAATCCTGATCTGATGCATTCGATTACCATGATCAATGTCtaatctttcttatttttctagcACCAGGCTCTCTCGAGTCCTCTAAATTGGATTCAAGATTGAACCTTCTGGAtttaaatctgaaaaaaagaattaaaaaaaattcctgACAATCATTAGAATCTTCAAAGATACCCCTGATGCATTAGCATCCACAAGCTGGCAGTTGAGAATTAGAGCTAGTAAGAGTCCAACAACagaaagatgaaaaaaaaaaacctcagAGCCATGATATTCTGTAACAACTTGACAGGGATATCCAAATACTTAACTAGCTACCCAACAAATAATAGAAAGAATAACACAAAACTATTAGccttaaaaattttattaaactttgACAATTTGTATTCTGATAATTAAGACCGATGTCAAAAGAGACTTGGTCCATTAACCgagattattattagtatataatattgatttcattgcaataacataatattacatatcaattttgatggttatcagatttaatttatataagcGTGATTGCTTTAGTAGAGCTCCTACATATATAAATGGTGGACAAATCAGTCCCCCAATGGAACTCAGATAATAAACAGTTCGCTATCAAGCTCTATTCAAGAATTGTGGGAGAAGAAAGGTTTAAAAGAGAATGATTCAAATTAAGAGCTAAAAAACCAGCACATattgtttaaataaatatattttattattatttacatgCAAATTATAATCCAACGAATGATTCAAAGGctatattctttttgttaacTTTGCAGCATGGAAAGCTCCTTCACAGCTacataattcataatttataattagttgCTATAGGACTGATTTACCTATTACAAATGTATTTTACCTGATTTCGAAATGGGGAAAAAGTATCTATAATTAGGTAATGAAAtagtgatatatatatatatatattaaattttaaaactaccCTTTATATGTTGTACATCTAATAATTGAAGGTAACAGAACAGATAAAAtctctttaaaataatcttaaacattgaataaatattttcaaaaggaaaaaaaattccaTCAAATAGTGGACGATAAGATGTGTATAATACAAGGAAAGCCTTGAAATCTATGGTCAATCTGTTTTATCAAGGAGATTACTTTTCTTAGAAGTTTgacataaaaaattttagtagTACTCTAAGTGttacaatttaattataaattattaattaataaatgttaatgtagaatttaactataaattctagaattaaaattattatttaattataaaactaatttattatttaataaaatattaaaatataattaatatattattttttttgatagaattagtattattatctgattaaaaattatctattagttaatataatattaaaatataattattacactatcttttaggattagacttagtgtttaattagaaatataatttataatcaataaattaataaaaatattataaaattacacataaattttatatgttaaaaataagtacacatatcaataaaaaatttattattaaatattaaatatatatattaaaaatcttaattttgaaaaaatatatatatttatatatatatttgagagGAAAAGAATAAGTAAACAAGAAGGAATGATATTGATTCATACGCGGTAGTAAGCAACATCATCATGAGTTATTTTGTCCCATTCCAAGGACGACATGACGTCTGGTAAATACACAGCATTTGCTACtcttttcattaaaataaaaatctggAAGTATAAGAAGATTTGGGACATTTTCTAGATATTAATTTGTCTGTTTACCAATTCAGAATTTATCAgttcaatttcattttttaaaggACTGAAATTGTGATAAACAAGTAAATTGATGCTTCTTTtcagaattaaattaaaaaagtagtttgcaaaaatttaaaaatccatttattaaaaaaataaatttccaaatcTAATTTCTTAACGCTCCATAACAATAACAATCCCAAAATTTACGTTCTTGttgaattaaaaatgaagATTTCTCGTTCACAAGCATATGTAAGAGCTTACAACTTCCAAATCATATATTCACCCTGATTTAGATGTGACATACGAGCTCACATGTAATCTCATGGCCCTCACAGAAAGGGagccaaaaaaagaaaaaaaagaaagaaaaaaaaaaacctatcTTGCTAGTGGGGGATGAATCTGTTAGCAGATTCACAGTGATAATTTCATCAGGATCTTTAGTTTCATCCCCATGCCCCTCTATTTTTCGAGCTAATTCTGATGCTAAGCACTCATTCAATTCGGTGACAACTTGATGCACGGTTGGCCTTCCTGCGAAGTTAATGAAACACATGCCATAGCAATTTTCACAGCTTTCCAGACACAGTTAATGTGGAAATCTCCTTCTAGTCTAGGATCCACTACATTTCTGATGTCTCCATTTGCAAGCATAGAACTAACCATTGACTTATATGAGTCCTCTCGTTATTTCTAGCAATTGCAGGTTTGCCTGTGATTATCTCCAGAAGAACAACTCCAAAGCTAAACACATCACTTTTTGTAATCAACCTTTCTGATTCATAATATCTGCAAGCAAAAAGCAACTAGGGACTTAATCAATGCCCATATCCAATTATTGTGATCCATTGCACCATGAGTGCAATCGGACGAATTTATTTAAGAGGAAGAGAACTACTCACTCAGGGTCAAGGTACCCAAAAGTGCCAGCAACACCTGTGGAAACATGAGTGCATTCTTCAATTTGAGAACTTTTAGAAAGACCAAAATCAGCAATTCTGGCTTGCAGTTTATCATTTAGTAGGATGTTTGCGGTCTTCACATCTCTATGTACTATTGGTGGCTTACAGCCATTATCCAGATACTCCAATCCTacaaaattttgattaatatgattattttcGCTCCTAGACagatagaagaaaagagaagcaAAATGGAAACTAAGTCATCTGATTGCCAACCTTGTGCTGCCTCGAGTGCTATTCTAACTCTTTCTTCCCAACTcaatttattgttattgttacCTACATCAACACACAGCATCTTACTCGTCAATATACAATTTGattgatttgaaaaatttggatcatataactaaatataagAAAGCTGTCAGATTTTGCatctatattttataagtGTAGTAAAACTAAACCTGATAAGTGCTCTTCTAAGTTTCCATTTGCCATGAATTCATAGATTAGCCCCTTTCTGGCTTTTTCATCACAGTATCCAACAAGGGTTGTCAAGTTTCCATGATGAACTCTCAACAGAAGTTTTACCTGGAATCAGAAACGCTTTCTTAATGTTTAATATAGGGGGTGAATTCTCAGcctgaaaattaaaacaatgaCATTTGAAGAAATAGTGTTTGCccaaattgagaaattcaccTACCGCTAGCGTGTAGGATGTCTTACTTAAGTTGATGTttacattatatttatatagtgAACTAAGTAATTAAGGCATTTACCTCTGCTTGAAACTGTCTATACCCTTGGGC is a genomic window containing:
- the LOC8281585 gene encoding LRR receptor-like serine/threonine-protein kinase IOS1; the protein is MTGNKMLWDFLFRFIPVLFLTAVYAQDQSGFISIDCGLPANSSYTDETTSLNYISDASFIDVGIITTITPKVTTNSTDRQQLSVRSFPEGDRNCFNVELAKNTKYLIRAIFAHGDYDGSNELPEFDLHLGPNKWVTVKILNASIPVIKEIIHTPTLNYIHICLVNTDSGMPFISALELRPLKNTTYVAQSGALVKSTRLDLGSLTNKTVRYPDDVFDRIWTPDHFHKWTDLSTPDTVDAQNHIDFQPPSVVMRTANMPTNASENMEFYIDIDDTTSLFYVYMHFAEIVELQANQSRLFNISLNGTIWYGPVIPNHLSSGTVYSQFPIIGGNNMFSLFKIEGSTLPPLLNAIEIYFVVDLSQSETDQDDVDAIMKIKSTYGITKNWQGDPCAPQAYVWHGLNCSYSDDDPPTVKSLNLSSSGLRGEIVSEIANLRSLELLDLSNNSLSGSLPDFLSRMTSLKVLNLTGNKLTGTIPADLFERSQQGSLLLSVSGNPELCPSVSCTKKKKSVVVPVVASVVAFFILAAALVVILRYFFVRSQAKTNEAKISYETNDEPLVESKKRQFSYSEILKITNNFDKILGKGGFGTVYHGTLNDGTQVAVKVLSLSSAQGYKEFQAEVKLLLRVHHRNLTTLVGYCNEGTNLGLIYEYMANGNLEDYLSDSCLNTLSWEIRLRIATEAAQGLEYLHNGCKPQIVHRDVKTTNILLNDKFQAKLADFGLSRIFPVDGSTHISTVVAGTPGYLDPEYYVNNWLTDKSDVFSFGVVLLEIITGRPAIAQTRERTHISQWVSSMLEKGDIHGIVDPRLNGDFEINSVWKAAELAMGCVSASSARRPTMNQAVVELNDCLKIEMGRTREGQSSQSFNSNSIELMTVNVHTEASPLAR